A part of Variovorax sp. HW608 genomic DNA contains:
- a CDS encoding AMP-binding protein — MPNPPTPMLDLRLHASADPGRTAIVCGDAQLSYGDLEALVNRLADVFRHLGLVRGDHVATMLSNRPEGLAAAWAAWRSGLYLTPMSTALAAPELAYLVEDSDAKAVLVDATLGELAAALPGAIARPVHRLSLGGSVAGFAKLEPLLDAGSPGPHADEPPGALMMYTSGTTGAPKGVIRPLLPREWRGTPPFAADLIALFQLGGDDVRYLSTAPLYHAAPLRVALAVTAGGGTVFVMDRFDADEALRLIERERITHSQWVPAMFQRLLALPVERRAAFSAPSHRVAIHGAAPCPAPLKRAMIDWWGPILLEYYSGTEGVGLTLIDSAQALRKPGSVGQARKGVVHIVDAEGGELPPGQTGVVYFSGVTPFAYYKAPEKTLGRTHARGWQTFGDMGYLDEEGWLFLTDRLDDMIISGGVNIYPQEIEAVMREVPGVWECSVVGVPDERFGERPVAFVVPARDAAHDPCALLERLRTHNRERLGKLKRPDEIRLIDQLPRTPTGKVLRRALRNAFVSNAPLSP, encoded by the coding sequence GTGCCGAATCCTCCCACGCCCATGCTGGACCTGCGCCTGCATGCCAGCGCCGATCCCGGACGTACGGCCATCGTCTGTGGCGACGCACAGCTCAGCTATGGGGATCTCGAAGCGCTGGTGAATCGACTGGCCGACGTGTTCCGCCATCTGGGGCTGGTGCGTGGCGATCACGTGGCCACCATGCTGAGCAACCGGCCCGAAGGATTGGCTGCCGCCTGGGCCGCGTGGCGCTCGGGCCTGTATCTGACGCCGATGTCGACCGCGCTGGCAGCGCCCGAACTGGCCTACCTGGTGGAAGATTCCGATGCCAAGGCGGTGCTGGTCGATGCGACGCTCGGCGAGCTGGCCGCGGCCCTGCCCGGCGCGATCGCCCGGCCCGTGCATCGGCTGTCGCTGGGTGGGAGCGTTGCGGGCTTCGCCAAGCTCGAACCCTTGCTCGACGCAGGTTCCCCCGGGCCGCATGCGGACGAGCCGCCAGGGGCGCTGATGATGTACACCTCGGGCACCACCGGCGCGCCCAAGGGGGTGATCCGGCCGCTGCTGCCTCGCGAGTGGCGCGGCACGCCGCCCTTTGCGGCCGATCTGATCGCGCTCTTCCAGCTCGGCGGCGACGATGTCCGCTATCTCTCGACCGCACCGCTCTACCATGCCGCGCCCTTGAGGGTCGCGCTGGCCGTCACGGCGGGCGGAGGCACTGTCTTCGTCATGGACCGCTTCGACGCCGATGAAGCCCTGCGCCTGATCGAACGCGAGCGGATCACCCACAGCCAGTGGGTGCCTGCCATGTTCCAGCGCTTGCTGGCGCTGCCGGTCGAACGCCGCGCGGCGTTCTCGGCCCCGTCGCATCGCGTCGCCATCCACGGCGCAGCGCCTTGTCCTGCCCCGCTCAAGCGGGCCATGATCGACTGGTGGGGCCCGATCCTCCTCGAGTACTACTCGGGCACGGAAGGCGTCGGCCTGACATTGATCGACTCGGCACAGGCACTGCGCAAGCCGGGCTCCGTCGGCCAGGCCCGCAAGGGGGTCGTGCACATCGTCGACGCGGAAGGCGGCGAACTGCCGCCCGGTCAGACCGGTGTCGTCTACTTCTCGGGCGTGACGCCCTTCGCCTACTACAAGGCACCGGAGAAGACGCTGGGACGGACGCACGCACGCGGCTGGCAGACCTTCGGCGACATGGGCTACCTGGACGAGGAAGGCTGGTTGTTCCTCACCGATCGGCTGGACGACATGATCATCTCCGGGGGCGTCAACATCTACCCGCAGGAAATCGAGGCCGTCATGCGCGAGGTGCCCGGGGTATGGGAATGCAGCGTGGTCGGCGTGCCGGACGAGCGCTTCGGCGAACGGCCCGTCGCCTTCGTCGTGCCGGCCCGCGATGCGGCGCACGACCCCTGCGCGCTACTGGAGCGCCTGCGGACCCACAACCGGGAACGCCTGGGCAAGCTCAAGCGACCCGACGAGATACGCCTCATCGACCAGCTCCCGCGCACGCCCACCGGCAAGGTGCTTAGGCGCGCGCTGCGCAACGCATTCGTTTCGAACGCTCCACTGTCCCCATGA
- a CDS encoding alkane 1-monooxygenase: MLDYLKYYISPFTQLLSLWGFVMGGHYVWIAIAWFPLMAIVDSILPRDYGARRITNKALAFIPVWLSVLLGPALYVGLAWSLAHHDLSGWQIFGAIVGTAWMSVLPLVPASHELYHARGAIGKTFGRYAQVCFLDCTRMEAHVVGHHIDVGTAEDCDTAARGETLYRFTPRAVVRSTIMAQRFISDALEKKGHGRWSIRHALWRAVLAQVVFQGGLFLIGGWPAVGAALAAMLIARLWVESFNYFQHYGQVRVVGAPIEKRHVWNHFGWLSRVAAFEITNHADHHLNSYLSYYALVPHRESIRMPSVFVCFLAALLPPLWFHWIIKPALKAWDTRYASAEERLLAAEQNRRAGWEDWLGSQGKPAARETHAHA; the protein is encoded by the coding sequence ATGCTGGACTATTTGAAGTACTACATCTCGCCGTTCACGCAACTGCTGAGCCTCTGGGGATTCGTGATGGGTGGCCACTACGTGTGGATCGCCATCGCGTGGTTTCCGCTCATGGCGATCGTCGACAGCATCCTGCCGCGCGACTACGGCGCACGCCGCATCACGAACAAGGCGCTGGCTTTCATCCCGGTCTGGCTGTCGGTGCTGCTCGGGCCGGCGCTGTACGTGGGCCTGGCCTGGTCGCTGGCGCACCATGACCTGAGCGGCTGGCAGATCTTCGGCGCGATCGTCGGCACGGCCTGGATGTCGGTGTTGCCGCTGGTGCCTGCGTCGCACGAGCTCTACCACGCGCGCGGCGCGATCGGCAAGACCTTCGGCCGCTATGCGCAAGTGTGCTTCCTCGATTGCACGCGCATGGAGGCCCATGTCGTGGGCCACCATATCGACGTGGGAACGGCCGAGGACTGCGACACGGCTGCGCGCGGCGAGACGCTGTACCGGTTCACGCCGCGCGCCGTGGTGCGTTCCACGATCATGGCGCAGCGCTTCATCTCGGATGCGCTCGAGAAGAAAGGCCATGGCCGCTGGTCCATCCGCCACGCGCTGTGGCGGGCCGTGCTGGCGCAGGTGGTCTTTCAGGGCGGGCTGTTCCTCATCGGCGGCTGGCCCGCGGTGGGTGCGGCGCTCGCCGCCATGCTGATCGCGCGTCTCTGGGTGGAGTCGTTCAACTATTTCCAGCACTACGGCCAGGTGCGCGTGGTCGGCGCACCGATCGAGAAGCGGCATGTCTGGAACCATTTCGGCTGGCTGTCCCGCGTGGCCGCGTTCGAGATCACGAACCATGCGGACCATCACCTGAACAGCTATCTGTCGTACTACGCCCTGGTGCCGCACCGCGAATCGATCCGCATGCCGAGCGTGTTCGTGTGCTTCCTCGCGGCCCTGCTGCCGCCCCTGTGGTTCCACTGGATCATCAAGCCGGCCCTCAAGGCGTGGGACACCCGCTATGCCAGCGCCGAGGAGCGCCTGCTGGCGGCCGAGCAGAACCGCCGCGCCGGGTGGGAGGACTGGCTGGGTTCGCAAGGCAAGCCCGCTGCCCGTGAAACGCATGCCCATGCGTGA
- a CDS encoding LuxR C-terminal-related transcriptional regulator translates to MPVNATDFSRDGFGPPQFGFHVVPTRALSMALQMDPFPKVLTACAPPGYGKTVMLSSLFDELTARGNTGLWLTLDDRDRDLSALLDRLGAAMQQAGIAGVAQARAASARFPDRGAAADALLRLLVEPARPTILFIDNLGFCHDPALGSVLHRLVFGTPAQLRLVLSSTHEIPLDLARAKLEAGALELRASHLSFDRGSTAELLRHAGIAHGGARQLDRIVAQTEGWPAAIRLLQVLLRGGVDASGEPASAAADIDQVLGRFGGDHRDIASVLTRRVLVGFPPDLVDFMVEIALVREFNADLAAEMTGRPEARQWLHQLVESNVLIFPLDRSRRWFRFHTLLREFLLAEGEQTLAPARRNALLDRAARWHLGQGDTTSAISIALEAGSTALAQELLDRIAHVVVGHHGRMSQLIQWVDKLLAAGIAPSPEVHTWFVWALSDSLQYERARQALDDLDRRAATDAAFQNISGGVQQRILFTRMLVNVWLDRLDSAHEQADVWLARDANADALKVATVTSIAGIVDIDRGTLSAARARMQLAEAAISRADSAYGLAWVGILRACVDIGQARPNAASDLLVATRERAGCVIGPDASVLLTLDFVHARALLDQGRGDAARKLAEASLQRAMHHGILTTLEEGLAACVAFWKGGEDEAGGITADLLDRVAHCYPARGLLLLGASKIRRLLQLGRLAEARSLSERIGLAAPERRAAGAERMRERGDWLLARLELEAAQHCSSELALQIEASIKAARIDQRHRDAVELLLLSAGVHQRKGQVHAAVRQLSAAIVLAAPGNLIHPFNTRSQLIARLLSEDEARTIGLTGAAELAFFERLRTFASAPTAMAPDRGVGRADEPTPREIELLDLLDQGLNNEQVAGRLHLSVATVKWHLHKLYAKLGVRSRSAALARARSLKLIGRA, encoded by the coding sequence ATGCCAGTGAACGCTACCGATTTCTCCCGCGATGGATTCGGGCCGCCGCAATTCGGGTTTCACGTCGTGCCGACGCGCGCCCTGTCGATGGCGCTGCAGATGGACCCGTTCCCCAAGGTGCTGACCGCGTGCGCCCCGCCGGGCTACGGCAAGACCGTGATGCTCAGCAGCTTGTTCGACGAGTTGACCGCGCGCGGCAACACCGGCCTCTGGCTGACGCTGGACGACCGTGACCGCGACTTGTCGGCGCTGCTCGATCGCCTCGGCGCCGCCATGCAGCAGGCGGGCATTGCGGGCGTGGCGCAGGCCCGCGCCGCCAGCGCCCGGTTCCCGGACCGCGGTGCCGCTGCCGACGCGCTGCTGCGTCTGCTGGTCGAGCCGGCCCGTCCCACGATCCTGTTCATCGACAACCTCGGCTTCTGCCATGACCCCGCGCTCGGGTCCGTCCTGCACCGGCTCGTCTTCGGCACGCCGGCGCAATTGCGCCTGGTGCTGTCCAGCACCCATGAGATCCCGTTGGACCTGGCGCGGGCCAAGCTCGAGGCCGGCGCGCTCGAACTGCGCGCATCGCACCTGAGCTTCGACCGCGGCAGCACCGCCGAATTGCTCCGGCACGCGGGCATTGCCCACGGGGGCGCCCGGCAACTGGACCGCATCGTCGCCCAGACGGAGGGATGGCCTGCCGCCATCCGCCTGTTGCAGGTGCTGCTGCGCGGCGGCGTCGATGCGAGCGGCGAACCGGCCAGTGCCGCAGCGGACATCGACCAGGTGCTCGGACGGTTTGGCGGCGACCACCGGGACATTGCAAGCGTACTGACGCGCCGGGTGCTGGTCGGGTTCCCGCCGGACCTGGTGGACTTCATGGTCGAGATCGCGCTGGTGCGGGAGTTCAATGCCGACCTGGCCGCCGAAATGACCGGACGCCCCGAGGCACGCCAGTGGCTGCACCAACTGGTCGAAAGCAACGTGCTGATCTTCCCGCTGGACCGCAGCCGGCGCTGGTTCCGGTTCCACACGCTGCTGCGGGAGTTCCTGCTGGCGGAGGGAGAGCAGACGCTGGCGCCCGCGCGGCGGAATGCGCTACTGGACCGGGCCGCGCGCTGGCATCTTGGCCAGGGCGATACGACGAGCGCCATCTCGATCGCGCTCGAAGCGGGCTCGACCGCACTCGCGCAAGAGCTGCTGGACCGCATTGCCCACGTCGTGGTCGGCCATCACGGGCGGATGTCGCAGCTGATCCAATGGGTCGACAAGCTCCTGGCGGCCGGGATCGCGCCGTCGCCGGAAGTGCATACCTGGTTCGTCTGGGCCTTGAGCGACTCCCTGCAGTACGAGCGCGCCCGCCAGGCCTTGGACGACCTGGACCGACGGGCCGCGACCGACGCGGCCTTCCAGAACATCTCGGGAGGCGTGCAGCAGCGCATCCTGTTCACCCGCATGCTGGTCAACGTCTGGCTCGATCGACTGGACAGCGCGCATGAACAGGCGGATGTCTGGCTTGCACGCGACGCCAACGCCGACGCCCTGAAGGTCGCGACGGTGACCTCCATCGCGGGCATCGTCGATATCGATCGCGGCACCCTGTCGGCTGCACGCGCGCGCATGCAGTTGGCCGAAGCAGCGATCAGCCGCGCCGACAGCGCCTACGGCCTCGCCTGGGTAGGCATCCTGCGCGCCTGTGTCGACATCGGACAGGCGCGACCCAACGCCGCGTCCGATCTGCTGGTCGCGACGCGGGAACGCGCGGGCTGCGTCATCGGGCCCGACGCGAGCGTTCTTCTGACACTGGACTTCGTCCACGCGCGCGCCTTGCTCGACCAGGGCCGCGGCGATGCGGCGCGCAAGCTGGCGGAGGCGAGCCTGCAGCGCGCCATGCATCACGGCATCCTGACCACGCTCGAAGAGGGCCTGGCCGCGTGCGTCGCGTTCTGGAAAGGCGGCGAGGACGAGGCGGGCGGCATCACGGCCGATCTGCTCGACCGGGTGGCCCACTGCTACCCGGCACGCGGCCTGCTCCTGCTGGGTGCTTCGAAGATCCGTCGGCTGCTCCAGCTCGGCCGTCTGGCCGAAGCACGGTCGCTGTCCGAGCGCATCGGCCTGGCTGCGCCAGAGCGTCGCGCCGCCGGCGCCGAGCGGATGCGCGAGCGCGGCGACTGGCTGCTGGCACGGCTCGAACTCGAAGCGGCCCAGCACTGCAGCAGCGAGCTGGCTCTTCAGATCGAGGCCTCGATCAAGGCGGCACGCATCGACCAGCGCCATCGGGACGCGGTCGAGCTGTTGCTGCTGTCAGCCGGCGTGCACCAGCGCAAGGGGCAGGTGCACGCGGCCGTGCGCCAGTTGTCGGCAGCCATCGTTCTGGCGGCGCCGGGCAATCTCATCCATCCCTTCAACACCCGCAGCCAGCTCATCGCGCGGCTGCTGTCCGAGGACGAGGCGAGGACCATCGGGCTCACCGGCGCGGCTGAGCTGGCCTTCTTCGAGCGCCTGCGCACCTTCGCCAGCGCCCCGACCGCCATGGCGCCGGACCGAGGCGTAGGCCGCGCCGACGAGCCGACACCACGCGAGATCGAGTTGCTGGACCTGCTGGACCAGGGCCTGAACAACGAGCAGGTGGCTGGGCGCCTGCACCTGTCGGTGGCCACGGTCAAGTGGCACCTCCACAAGCTCTATGCGAAGCTGGGCGTTCGCAGCCGGTCGGCTGCGCTGGCGCGGGCCCGGAGCCTGAAGTTGATCGGACGCGCCTGA
- a CDS encoding NAD(P)-dependent alcohol dehydrogenase codes for MTTALADSPTLQNSTAVRKARAALARRQQAPLAVEDIDIAAPRDDEILVRMVATGICHTDVVCANGFPVPMPIVLGHEGAGVVEAVGAGVHDLAVGDHVLLSFNSCGACPNCRSHEPAYCHQFMGLNFGGVRLEDGSSPLSQHGEKVHGQFFGQSSFATLAIARSVNAVKVDKSLPLDVLAPLGCGIQTGAGAVMNSLKVRAGRSLAVFGCGAVGLSAVMAAKVVGAAPVVVVEPSAERRALALELGAAHAIDPTRTDDVAAALRAASGGGGFDYALDTSGIPAVMKTAVDVLLPNGMLGLIGIPPPDAPMPMSIMEIYVRGLGVKCIVEGDAEPKVFIPKLVALYQAGKLPVDRLIRKYPFEKINEAFAAAAGGSVVKPVVTF; via the coding sequence ATGACCACCGCCCTCGCCGACAGCCCGACGCTGCAGAATTCCACCGCCGTACGAAAGGCACGCGCCGCGCTGGCACGCCGGCAGCAGGCGCCCCTCGCAGTCGAGGACATCGACATCGCCGCGCCCCGCGATGACGAGATCCTGGTCCGCATGGTGGCCACCGGCATCTGCCACACCGACGTGGTGTGCGCCAACGGCTTTCCGGTGCCCATGCCGATCGTGCTGGGCCACGAGGGCGCCGGCGTGGTCGAGGCCGTCGGCGCCGGCGTGCACGACCTGGCCGTGGGCGACCATGTGCTGCTGTCCTTCAACTCCTGCGGCGCCTGCCCGAATTGCAGGAGCCACGAGCCGGCCTACTGCCACCAGTTCATGGGGCTCAACTTCGGCGGCGTGCGCCTGGAGGACGGGAGCTCGCCCCTGAGCCAGCACGGCGAGAAGGTGCACGGGCAGTTCTTCGGGCAGTCGTCCTTCGCCACCCTGGCCATTGCGCGCTCGGTGAACGCTGTGAAGGTGGACAAGTCCTTGCCGCTCGATGTGCTGGCTCCGCTGGGCTGCGGCATCCAGACCGGCGCAGGCGCGGTGATGAACTCCCTGAAGGTGCGCGCCGGCCGCTCCCTGGCCGTGTTCGGCTGCGGCGCCGTGGGCCTGAGCGCCGTCATGGCCGCCAAGGTGGTCGGTGCCGCGCCCGTGGTGGTCGTGGAGCCGAGCGCGGAACGCCGTGCCCTGGCGCTGGAGCTCGGTGCCGCGCACGCCATCGATCCCACCCGGACCGACGACGTCGCGGCGGCACTGCGCGCCGCGAGCGGCGGCGGCGGCTTCGACTACGCGCTGGATACCTCGGGCATTCCCGCAGTGATGAAGACCGCCGTCGACGTGCTGCTGCCCAACGGCATGCTGGGGCTGATCGGCATTCCGCCGCCCGATGCGCCCATGCCCATGAGCATCATGGAGATCTATGTCCGTGGGCTGGGCGTGAAATGCATCGTCGAAGGCGACGCCGAACCCAAGGTCTTCATTCCGAAGCTCGTGGCGCTCTACCAGGCCGGCAAGCTGCCGGTGGACAGGCTGATCAGGAAGTACCCGTTCGAGAAGATCAACGAGGCATTCGCCGCGGCCGCGGGCGGCTCGGTCGTCAAGCCTGTCGTGACTTTCTGA
- a CDS encoding 2Fe-2S iron-sulfur cluster-binding protein — protein MRSFFNSLFGGSATRRVVEIQPLGKTIETRPGQTILEAALAQGVAYPHNCTVGTCGSCKTRLMQGTVQASSDFGYTLSKHELEAGYILACQAAPRDALTVVEIAAPAADLRPAEVFDARIVSTEALTHDILKVVVRTDRPVMFVAGQYASFTAPGLPRSRNYSFADAPQRAGRTSLCFFIRKVSGGAFTGALFDGALAGKPLKLEAAHGAFHLRPGNAPMVCIAGGSGLAPLLSVLEDMRMRRVRRPCVLLFGARTQADLYALDSIRGIANAWGESFSFVPVLSEEPASSDWTGARGFVTDAIAQAGSAVQWPAAQAYLCGPPPMIDSGIDRLLGLGVPLDSIFYDKFTDGVPAVESLKAA, from the coding sequence ATGCGTAGCTTCTTCAATTCGCTTTTCGGTGGCAGCGCAACCAGGCGGGTCGTCGAGATCCAGCCCCTGGGCAAGACCATCGAGACGCGGCCAGGCCAGACCATCCTGGAAGCGGCCCTGGCCCAGGGCGTTGCCTATCCCCACAACTGCACGGTCGGAACCTGCGGGTCATGCAAGACGCGCTTGATGCAGGGCACCGTGCAGGCGTCCAGCGACTTCGGCTATACGCTCTCGAAGCACGAGCTGGAAGCGGGCTACATCCTGGCCTGCCAGGCCGCGCCGCGCGATGCGCTGACGGTGGTCGAAATCGCGGCGCCGGCGGCCGACCTGCGTCCTGCGGAGGTGTTCGACGCGCGCATCGTCAGCACCGAGGCATTGACGCACGACATCCTGAAGGTCGTGGTCCGGACGGATCGGCCCGTGATGTTCGTGGCCGGGCAGTACGCCAGCTTCACGGCGCCCGGGCTGCCGCGCAGCCGCAACTATTCCTTCGCCGATGCGCCGCAGCGCGCCGGGCGCACCTCGCTCTGCTTCTTCATCCGGAAGGTGAGCGGCGGTGCGTTCACCGGGGCGTTGTTCGACGGCGCCCTGGCAGGCAAGCCCCTGAAGCTGGAAGCGGCCCATGGCGCGTTTCACCTTCGACCGGGCAACGCCCCCATGGTGTGCATTGCCGGCGGCAGCGGCCTGGCGCCGCTGCTGAGCGTGCTGGAAGACATGCGCATGCGCCGGGTGCGCCGCCCTTGCGTGCTGCTGTTTGGCGCCCGCACGCAGGCCGACCTGTATGCCCTGGATTCGATCCGCGGCATCGCGAATGCCTGGGGCGAGTCGTTCAGCTTCGTGCCGGTGCTCTCCGAAGAGCCGGCTTCCAGCGACTGGACTGGCGCCCGCGGCTTCGTGACCGATGCGATCGCGCAGGCCGGCAGCGCGGTGCAGTGGCCCGCCGCGCAGGCTTACTTGTGCGGGCCGCCGCCGATGATCGATTCCGGGATCGACAGGCTCTTGGGGCTGGGCGTGCCGCTGGACAGCATCTTCTACGACAAGTTCACCGATGGCGTGCCAGCGGTGGAAAGCCTGAAGGCGGCCTGA